In a genomic window of Zingiber officinale cultivar Zhangliang chromosome 9B, Zo_v1.1, whole genome shotgun sequence:
- the LOC122025741 gene encoding DNA-directed RNA polymerases I and III subunit rpac1-like, whose product MSKKVSALDMPDVPMGQLPEHLNRQRTRVTCNADAPIHTDAVHYSGAYSLMGVDNSMGLEKFSKNFKVEIVRLSEDEIEFDMIGIDASLANAFRRILIAEIPTMAIEKVLMVNNTSLIADEVLSHRLGLIPLDADPRLFEYLSENDVPNERNTIVYKLEVSCKKDSPRNTVKTNQLKWLPNGSELEMATLDKSAKVKSYTSFSCSQDSLPEISKKPLGVKHDDIIIAKLGPGQAIELEAHAVKGIGKVHAKWSPVASAWYRMLPEVVLLTEVKGQDAEKLVNKCPVNVFDIEDLGHGDKKAIVANPRACTLCRECIRGVNEELVELGRVKHHFIFTIESTGALSPEELFIEAVKILEEKCDRLLSELS is encoded by the exons ATGTCGAAGAAGGTGTCGGCTCTGGATATGCCGGACGTCCCGATGGGGCAGCTCCCGGAGCACCTTAATCGCCAGCGGACTCGCGTCACTTGCAATGCTGATGCCCCGATCCAT ACAGATGCTGTTCACTACTCTGGTGCGTATTCATTGATGGGAGTGGACAACAGTATGGGACTAGAAAAATTCTCCAAAAACTTTAAGGTTGAAATTGTCAGGCTGAGTGAGGACGAGATTGAATTTGATATGATTGGCATTGACGCTTCATTGGCAAATGCATTCCGGAGGATTCTCATTGCTGAG ATCCCTACTATGGCTATCGAGAAGGTACTCATGGTAAATAACACATCTCTAATAGCAGATGAGGTGCTATCCCACAGACTTGGCCTTATTCCGCTTGATGCTGACCCGAGACTATTTGAGTACTTGTCAG AAAATGATGTGCCAAATGAACGGAATACTATTGTCTATAAGCTGGAAGTATCGTGCAAAAAGGATAGTCCCCGCAATACAG TTAAGACAAATCAATTGAAATGGCTACCAAATGGCAGTGAGCTTGAAATGGCTACTCTTGACAAATCTGCAAAAGTGAAAAGTTATACCTCATTCAGCTGCAGCCAAGATTCTTTGCCGGAAATATCAAAGAAACCACTAGGAGTAAAGCACGATGATATCATTATTGCGAAACTAGGGCCAGGACAG GCAATTGAGCTTGAAGCACATGCTGTCAAAGGCATTGGCAAAGTTCATGCTAAGTGGTCTCCTGTGGCTTCAGCATGGTATCGGATGCTCCCTGAG GTTGTACTATTGACAGAAGTAAAAGGCCAAGATGCTGAAAAGCTTGTAAATAAATGCCCTGTCAATGTTTTTGATATCGAAGACCTAGGACACG GCGACAAGAAGGCAATCGTAGCCAACCCTCGCGCTTGCACATTATGCAGAGAATGTATCCGCGGGGTAAATGAAGAACTGGTGGAACTAGGTCGTGTTAAACATCACTTTATCT